The nucleotide window CACGGAGACGCTGACCGAGGGGATCGAGGCGATCCGCGAGCTGGAAAGCGAGTGCGACGACCTCCGTAACGACGCGATCGAGACCGCGTTCGCCGACGAGACGGTCGACCAGCCCCTCGTCTACCGCGAGCTCGCGATCCTGCTTGACGAACTCGCCAACGCGGTCGAGGATCTCACCGACCGGATCGTCGTGATCGCGAGCAAGGAACCGGGGATCGTGACCGAGCCGGCGTCCGACGCGGACGAGAACTGAACGCCTCGGCTCCGCCTCACCGTCGCGTCACCGCCGGGTCACCGCCGAGCCCACTCCAGCAGCCGCGCGTAGAAGGGGTCGGAGCCGAGCGCGTCGGCGTCGCCGACGACCGTCAACTGCTTTTTCGCCCGCGTGAGCGCCACGTTCACGCGGCGGTGGTCCTCGAAGATGGGGCCGTCGAGGTCGCCGGTCGCCACCAGCGAGACGACGATCACCTCCTTCGAGGAGCCCTGGAAGCGGTCGACGGTGTCGACCGTCACCGACGTCCGGCGACCGATCTCCGCGACCTGCGCGCGGAAGGGCGCGATGACGCCGATGTCGTCGGGATCGACGCCCGCGGCGACGTAGGCGTCGACGATCGCGGCGACCCGCTCGGCCTCGCGGACGTTCCGGTTACCGTCGCGCTCGCCGTCGGGGTCGACGAACCCCACGCCGCCGGTCAGATCCGGCGCGAGCGCGGCGGGGTTGACGCCCAGATCCGCGAGCGTCTGCCCGGCCACCTCGGGGGTGGCGGGGCGGAGCGCGCCGTCGTAGAACTCCGCGGAGGCGAACGCCTGGATCCGCTGGCTCATCCGGTACTGGCGGTCGAGCATCACGCTCGCGTCCGGGTACTCCTCAATGAGCCGTTGGAACAGGGAGGTGCGGAGGTCGTTTTCCGCGCGGACGACGGGCGGGAGCTGCTCGTGGTCGCCGACGAGCACGAACCGGTCCGCGAGATTGATCGCGGCGTGGGTCCCCGGCTCCGTGAGCTGTGAGGCCTCGTCGACGAGCGCCACGTCGAACTCGCACTCGCGCATGACCCGGGAGCCGCAGGCCGCGGTGGTGGCGGCCACGACCGGCGCGTCCCGCAGTTCGGCGGCCTTCGCGTTCGGGTCGCCGCGCTGGACGAGCCGCACGTCGCGCATGTCGTCGCGGACGCCGGTCTCGGTGCCGACCCTGAGTACGTCGTCGAACCCCTGATCGCGGAGGGCTTCGAGGGCGTTGTCGACCGCGCGGTTCGTGAACGCCGACAGCAGCACCCGGTTCCCCTCCGCGACGAGCGCGCGGATCGTCCGGGCGATGGTGTACGTCTTCCCGGTCCCCGGCGGCCCGTGGATCAGCGCGCAGTCCTCGGCGTCGACCGCGAGTTCGACCGCCTCGTTCTGGGCGACGTTGTTGTCGATGTAGGCGTCCGGCGCGTCCGGATTGCCGCTCCCCGGACTCCCCGCCGGCCGGTCGGCCGGATCGCGGAACGCCGGCTCGCGCCGGCCGAACAGCACGTCCTTGCGGTCGGGGTCGCCCTTCAGGACCGCGTCGTGGAGCGCGGTGAGCGAGCGGTCGACCGATATCTCGGAGGGGTAGACGTCGAGGCGGCGCAGTTCGACCGGCTCGTCCGCCTCGACGACGACCTCGTCGCCCCCGAGTTCGACGATCCGGCCGAGTTCGGCGTGGCCCGAGACGGGGTCGCCGTCGCTGGCGAGCGCCACGTCGCCCTCGCGGAGCTTCGAGACGGCGTCGCCCGGCTTCCGGGCGCGAAGCTCCCAACGGGCGTCGTCGATCTCCGTCTGCCCCGCCGGCTCTAGGTCGATCAGCGCGCGGTCGTCCGCTGCGCGCTCCTCGGGCGTCTGCTCCCACAGCTTCCGGTACTCGGCGTGGCTCTCGCGGCGTTCCTCCTCGATCGCGGTGTAGAATCGGTCGAAGTAGTCGCGCTCCGCGT belongs to Halorubrum sp. DM2 and includes:
- a CDS encoding AAA domain-containing protein, translated to MNVRGPIVSVGEARTVSTSYGERDLREVRVRPDRGAGDPVDVTLWGKWTETAEHAETGMELLVTEAEEDEYRGEVGYATTDGSWVVLEPDFLVDVTGIRSWVQCPRMYYLNKLSGIPLNYPVVKGTIVHEVFGDLLRGMELEASVTDRVDEAGLELGLLGYEREEVEDEVRRNAAAVEGWLAQGTLSDEDTWRSEFTLISPTFGLKGRADALRRGTPVELKTGKNTKREPRFHDKVQAACYALMLDERGVDPDIGTLLYTKNTALDRNEESGDLAPAKEFTVGRGFLEFVVRERNALAAMEWRALNDPGERPTVPTGYEADATCSYCFEQDACMVVSGRLDQESKAGQIGTPVPDAERDYFDRFYTAIEEERRESHAEYRKLWEQTPEERAADDRALIDLEPAGQTEIDDARWELRARKPGDAVSKLREGDVALASDGDPVSGHAELGRIVELGGDEVVVEADEPVELRRLDVYPSEISVDRSLTALHDAVLKGDPDRKDVLFGRREPAFRDPADRPAGSPGSGNPDAPDAYIDNNVAQNEAVELAVDAEDCALIHGPPGTGKTYTIARTIRALVAEGNRVLLSAFTNRAVDNALEALRDQGFDDVLRVGTETGVRDDMRDVRLVQRGDPNAKAAELRDAPVVAATTAACGSRVMRECEFDVALVDEASQLTEPGTHAAINLADRFVLVGDHEQLPPVVRAENDLRTSLFQRLIEEYPDASVMLDRQYRMSQRIQAFASAEFYDGALRPATPEVAGQTLADLGVNPAALAPDLTGGVGFVDPDGERDGNRNVREAERVAAIVDAYVAAGVDPDDIGVIAPFRAQVAEIGRRTSVTVDTVDRFQGSSKEVIVVSLVATGDLDGPIFEDHRRVNVALTRAKKQLTVVGDADALGSDPFYARLLEWARR